The following proteins are co-located in the Polystyrenella longa genome:
- a CDS encoding DUF1501 domain-containing protein: protein MLTLLGDGHKYCDGVTRRSFLQIGSLAMGGLALPQLLKAEQSGQQKSSEKSVIMVYLTGGLPHQDTVDLKPDAPDGIRGEFSPISSAVPDVQVCELLPNLANVTDRMAILRTIVGQRDEHSSFQNLTGYPQSEALRDARPNFGSVIAKLKGPADPVVPPFIDLFPTMRHRPYNIPGAGSLGAGMRGVRADGEDLAGMKLRFVDEARFRSRKALLERMDNVRRAHTDESLAAMDSTYQKAFDVLTSSKLVDALDVEKADLKTRERYGKGSPNHLGDGAPMWNDQLLQARRLVEAGVRCVTVAYGFWDTHGNNFNHLKKHLPLFDQGVAALIEDIYERGLDKDVTVVVCSEFGRKPQINANAGRDHWARVNCAMMAGGGMNVGFALGKTDKIAGEAVDRPIHFTDILATIYHNMGIEPDARLEEVSGGRIPLVPLGASVIDELVS, encoded by the coding sequence ATGCTGACATTACTAGGAGACGGCCACAAATATTGCGACGGCGTAACCCGCCGATCGTTTCTTCAGATTGGCTCCCTCGCGATGGGAGGGTTGGCCCTCCCGCAATTGCTCAAAGCCGAACAATCCGGTCAGCAGAAAAGTTCAGAAAAATCGGTCATCATGGTTTACCTGACCGGGGGCCTGCCGCATCAGGACACCGTCGATCTGAAACCCGACGCTCCCGATGGAATCCGGGGTGAGTTCTCCCCAATCAGTTCCGCAGTACCGGACGTTCAGGTTTGCGAATTACTACCAAATCTGGCTAACGTGACCGACCGCATGGCGATTCTTCGTACCATTGTCGGTCAACGCGATGAACACAGCAGCTTTCAGAATTTAACTGGTTATCCGCAATCCGAAGCATTACGAGACGCACGGCCGAACTTCGGCTCCGTCATTGCCAAACTCAAAGGTCCCGCCGACCCGGTTGTCCCTCCCTTCATCGACCTTTTTCCGACCATGCGACATCGTCCTTACAATATTCCGGGCGCCGGATCACTCGGTGCTGGTATGCGAGGAGTACGGGCAGATGGTGAAGACTTGGCGGGAATGAAACTTCGCTTCGTTGACGAGGCACGCTTTCGCTCCCGTAAAGCATTGCTTGAAAGAATGGACAACGTCCGACGAGCACATACAGACGAATCCCTCGCCGCGATGGACTCGACATACCAGAAAGCCTTCGATGTATTAACTTCCAGTAAGCTGGTCGATGCACTCGATGTCGAAAAAGCGGATCTAAAAACCCGCGAACGATACGGCAAAGGGAGCCCGAATCACTTGGGCGATGGTGCCCCTATGTGGAACGACCAGTTGCTACAGGCAAGGCGGCTCGTCGAAGCGGGCGTCCGCTGTGTGACCGTCGCCTATGGTTTCTGGGATACGCATGGTAATAACTTCAACCACTTGAAGAAGCATCTCCCTCTATTCGATCAAGGAGTCGCTGCTTTGATCGAAGACATCTACGAACGAGGTCTGGATAAAGATGTAACCGTCGTTGTGTGTAGCGAGTTTGGCCGTAAGCCACAGATCAACGCCAACGCCGGACGCGATCACTGGGCTCGCGTTAATTGCGCGATGATGGCTGGTGGCGGTATGAATGTTGGATTTGCCCTCGGCAAAACAGATAAAATCGCCGGCGAAGCGGTTGACCGCCCGATCCACTTTACCGATATCCTGGCGACCATTTATCACAACATGGGTATTGAACCCGATGCCCGTCTGGAAGAAGTCTCCGGAGGCCGCATTCCGCTGGTCCCACTGGGCGCCTCGGTGATCGACGAGTTGGTCAGCTAA
- a CDS encoding sigma-70 family RNA polymerase sigma factor codes for MSRYHHPAIKLLTDQQVRYAPVEARLKQVERAEKFLAELDREVVYLYPQVSEHVLGYKGEHYPNLELSGEELAHDLRLFIEDLSGSANINAESVGEPVLTVKDVSHRYNVSTKTVDRWRDQGLVSRRFKFGNRKRIGFLKSSVERFVSQFGDKVERGMNFSQLTDEEREEIIQRARRLARVGGCPTEISKRLAERLGRSQEAIRYTLKNYDIENPENAIFPSAHSALTEDEKVEIYRRFKQGDSVADLSRRYCRKRNSIYRILNEVRAERLLEQKIDYMDSPEFEERKADEIILGPPPTTDKKKSAVKVPPGLPPYLASLYSVPLLTREEEAHFFRKMNYLKFKANKLREELEVRHLDTGKMDQIEECLEQSQTVKNFLTRSNLRLVVSIAKKHVKPEVNFFEMISDGNMSLIRAIEKFDYTKGFKFSTYASWAIMKNYARSIPAEHTHRDRYRTGKEEMFSQSHDDGSNPFQQEMDHKKQRLAVLDILERLDEREKGILVSRYGLEKGSEPQTLEQVGREFGVTKERIRQLESRALQKLRKIATAEPIDVPGV; via the coding sequence ATGTCCCGCTATCATCACCCCGCGATCAAACTTTTGACGGATCAGCAGGTACGGTATGCGCCCGTCGAAGCCCGATTAAAACAGGTGGAGCGAGCGGAGAAATTCCTGGCTGAGCTTGATCGAGAAGTCGTCTACTTGTACCCCCAGGTCAGCGAACATGTTCTGGGATACAAAGGAGAGCATTACCCGAATCTCGAACTGAGCGGTGAAGAACTTGCGCACGATCTGCGTCTGTTTATTGAAGATCTTTCCGGTTCGGCCAACATTAATGCCGAGAGCGTCGGCGAGCCTGTGCTAACAGTGAAAGACGTCAGCCACCGTTACAACGTATCCACCAAAACAGTAGACCGCTGGAGAGATCAAGGTCTCGTCAGTCGTCGGTTCAAATTCGGCAATCGAAAACGGATCGGTTTCTTGAAATCGTCTGTGGAACGCTTCGTTTCTCAGTTCGGTGATAAGGTCGAACGGGGAATGAATTTCAGTCAGCTTACGGATGAGGAACGCGAAGAAATTATCCAGCGTGCCCGCCGTCTGGCCCGCGTCGGAGGTTGTCCTACGGAGATATCCAAACGCTTGGCCGAACGTCTTGGACGGTCTCAGGAAGCGATTCGTTACACACTGAAAAACTACGATATCGAAAATCCCGAAAACGCCATTTTCCCTTCAGCACACAGCGCGCTGACAGAAGATGAAAAGGTCGAGATTTACCGTCGCTTCAAGCAGGGTGATTCTGTTGCAGATCTGAGTCGTCGTTACTGCCGCAAACGTAATTCTATCTATCGAATTCTCAATGAAGTTCGGGCAGAAAGATTACTCGAGCAGAAGATCGACTACATGGACAGTCCCGAATTCGAAGAAAGAAAAGCAGACGAAATCATTCTGGGGCCACCTCCTACCACGGACAAAAAGAAATCTGCGGTGAAAGTTCCACCGGGACTTCCCCCGTATTTGGCGAGTCTGTACTCCGTACCGCTGTTAACGCGGGAAGAGGAAGCACACTTCTTCCGAAAAATGAACTACCTCAAATTCAAAGCCAACAAGCTGCGTGAGGAATTGGAAGTTCGCCACCTTGATACGGGCAAAATGGATCAGATCGAAGAATGTCTGGAACAATCCCAAACCGTCAAGAATTTCCTGACTCGGAGTAATTTGCGCTTGGTCGTTTCGATTGCCAAGAAGCACGTTAAACCGGAGGTGAATTTCTTTGAAATGATCAGCGATGGCAATATGTCCTTGATTCGCGCAATCGAGAAGTTTGATTACACCAAAGGTTTCAAATTCTCAACATACGCAAGTTGGGCCATCATGAAAAACTACGCTCGTTCGATTCCTGCCGAGCACACGCATCGGGATCGATATCGTACGGGTAAAGAGGAGATGTTCAGTCAATCTCACGACGATGGATCGAACCCCTTCCAACAGGAAATGGACCACAAGAAACAACGTCTTGCAGTACTGGACATTCTGGAGCGATTGGATGAACGAGAAAAAGGTATCCTCGTCAGTCGATACGGTCTGGAAAAAGGATCGGAACCGCAGACACTCGAACAGGTGGGCCGCGAGTTTGGCGTAACCAAAGAGCGTATTCGCCAACTTGAGTCCCGTGCCCTGCAGAAACTACGAAAGATCGCTACAGCAGAACCTATCGATGTTCCCGGTGTTTAG
- a CDS encoding UxaA family hydrolase, with product MKLNDSAFLLLHADDNLVIAKRQVSPGETIVESNGAPPIATTASIDMGHKIARSSIAVGDPVRKFGQIIGFASHPIAPGEWIHSHNLTAGHLSLDYAFSSDIPAPPEPVEGRVFQGFRRADGRAATRNYVGIISTVNCSASVSKYAVDQIRRDILEQYPNVDGVVALTHKGGCAMQYDGEDHHQLARVLGGFAKHPNIGAYVIVGLGCETGQTGFLVDDQSLVQLKGASQPQTGSPLVLTIQETGGTAKTVNRTVELIKELLPEANKVQREAIPVSEIMLGCECGGSDGYSGITANPALGIASDLLVAHGATSILGETPEIYGGEHLLTRRAITPEVGQKLVDLMHWWEDYTGKFGTQIDNNPSPGNKKGGLTTIYEKSLGAIAKGGSTALQGVFKYAEPVTSRGFVVMDTPGYDPASVTGMVAGGANVVAFTTGRGSCFGCKPVPSIKIATNTPLYERMSDDMDFNAGKIVDGASVEEVGRELFEKVIAVASGEKTKSELQGLGDEEFCPWSIGPTL from the coding sequence ATGAAGCTCAACGATTCTGCTTTTTTACTGCTCCATGCCGACGACAATCTGGTAATTGCTAAACGACAGGTCTCTCCAGGTGAGACCATCGTCGAGTCCAACGGAGCTCCCCCAATTGCGACCACAGCCTCGATCGATATGGGGCATAAAATCGCGCGGTCATCCATCGCTGTCGGGGATCCGGTTCGCAAATTCGGGCAGATTATTGGTTTCGCCTCTCATCCCATCGCGCCGGGAGAATGGATTCACTCTCATAATCTGACTGCGGGTCACCTCAGTCTCGATTACGCGTTCAGTTCCGACATTCCCGCTCCTCCCGAGCCAGTGGAAGGCCGCGTGTTTCAGGGATTCCGTCGTGCTGACGGTCGGGCCGCAACCCGAAATTACGTGGGAATCATCAGTACGGTCAACTGTTCCGCGTCCGTATCGAAATACGCGGTAGATCAAATTCGAAGAGACATTCTCGAACAATATCCCAATGTCGACGGCGTGGTCGCGCTCACCCATAAAGGGGGCTGCGCTATGCAGTACGACGGAGAAGATCATCATCAATTGGCGCGAGTTCTCGGCGGCTTTGCCAAACATCCGAACATTGGGGCGTATGTCATCGTCGGTTTGGGGTGCGAAACTGGGCAGACTGGTTTCCTGGTTGACGATCAAAGTCTCGTCCAGCTAAAAGGAGCCAGCCAGCCTCAGACCGGTTCACCTCTGGTGCTGACGATTCAGGAAACAGGAGGAACGGCCAAAACCGTTAATCGGACAGTCGAGTTGATTAAGGAGTTGCTTCCCGAAGCGAATAAAGTCCAACGTGAAGCAATACCTGTTTCAGAAATCATGCTCGGCTGCGAGTGCGGTGGATCGGACGGATACAGTGGAATCACGGCTAACCCGGCTCTGGGGATTGCGAGTGACCTACTCGTCGCTCATGGAGCGACCTCGATTCTGGGAGAGACTCCCGAGATTTACGGTGGCGAACATTTGCTGACCCGCCGGGCCATTACCCCCGAAGTTGGTCAGAAACTCGTCGATCTGATGCATTGGTGGGAAGACTACACGGGTAAGTTCGGTACGCAGATTGATAACAATCCTTCCCCGGGCAATAAAAAGGGCGGGCTGACCACCATCTACGAAAAATCACTTGGTGCCATCGCAAAGGGAGGCAGCACCGCTTTGCAAGGTGTTTTCAAATACGCGGAACCGGTCACCTCACGCGGTTTCGTCGTGATGGACACTCCTGGTTACGACCCCGCTTCTGTGACCGGTATGGTGGCAGGAGGAGCGAATGTGGTCGCCTTCACCACGGGCCGGGGAAGTTGCTTTGGTTGTAAGCCCGTTCCCAGTATCAAAATCGCTACCAATACGCCGCTGTATGAGCGTATGAGCGACGACATGGACTTCAATGCGGGCAAAATTGTCGATGGTGCCTCGGTTGAAGAGGTGGGTCGGGAGTTGTTTGAGAAGGTCATCGCCGTTGCCAGTGGCGAAAAGACCAAGAGTGAATTGCAGGGACTCGGAGACGAAGAGTTTTGCCCCTGGAGCATCGGTCCCACTCTCTAA
- a CDS encoding carboxymuconolactone decarboxylase family protein, which yields MTTIIPLPESEAQDKIAQTYDRIKDMLELDAVPEPFLVYARVPPFLQDFFMNFKKFVIKEGKLDPLMKAYLGLSVSSLYRCKPWIDFFDQRALKLGATEQQLQEVLAVAATNSMYNTFFKFRDISGSDLFEGLPVGLRAHTFTNTSLDETTIELINIALSDLNACKPCVTGHLAKARSLQVKDEAILEAIQCTATMLAGVQFLNSVTP from the coding sequence ATGACGACCATCATCCCCTTACCTGAATCCGAAGCACAGGACAAAATCGCACAGACTTACGACCGCATCAAAGACATGCTGGAGTTGGACGCCGTTCCCGAACCTTTTCTGGTTTATGCCCGGGTCCCTCCTTTCCTGCAGGACTTCTTCATGAACTTCAAGAAGTTCGTCATCAAAGAGGGAAAACTCGATCCATTAATGAAGGCCTACCTCGGGCTCTCTGTCAGTTCCCTGTATCGCTGCAAACCGTGGATCGACTTCTTTGACCAGCGTGCCCTGAAGCTGGGAGCAACCGAGCAGCAACTTCAGGAAGTTCTGGCCGTCGCTGCGACCAATAGCATGTACAACACCTTCTTCAAATTCCGCGACATCAGCGGCAGCGACCTCTTCGAGGGATTGCCAGTCGGTTTGCGAGCACACACCTTCACAAACACGTCGCTCGACGAAACCACCATTGAGCTGATTAACATCGCATTGAGTGACTTAAATGCTTGTAAACCCTGTGTTACAGGACACTTGGCAAAAGCACGTTCACTGCAGGTGAAAGACGAAGCGATTCTGGAAGCAATCCAGTGTACCGCCACCATGCTGGCGGGAGTTCAGTTTTTGAACTCGGTCACTCCCTGA
- the rny gene encoding ribonuclease Y, translated as MEYIIGAVIGVVAGLLIGLYFEKLRSGAAYKTRDEIIEQAKKEAENKKREMELADREELLKRREQLDRELNKDREKLRDSERKLDEREMQFKERESNQNKQERMLEATQLKLTERTKSVEAKDKQLDRILKEEQEELYKISSLSKEDAKEMLLNRLGRELKSETGALILKHRNELKEICDKEAQEVIGMAVQRYASAHTSESTVATVDIPSDEMKGRIIGREGRNIRAFEKATGADVIVDDTPGVVIVSAFDNVRRQVAKLSLEKLIQDGRIHPTRIEELVEETRKEMDENIRRLGQEAIQEATVHDVHPKLVELMGRLSFRTSYSQNVLRHSIEVSSLTGLMAEQLGLDGNLARRCGFFHDIGKAADHEMEGGHPAVGAELLKRYTEGPEVVHAALGHHDDIRADYIYTVLVAAADAVSAARPGARRETLEKYVRRLEELEAVACGFPGVEQAYAVQAGREIRVIVDAQQVDDRESAKMCRDMATAIEQSLTYPGEIKVTVLRETRITEYAK; from the coding sequence ATGGAATACATAATTGGAGCTGTCATCGGAGTCGTGGCAGGGCTTCTGATCGGACTCTATTTTGAAAAACTGCGTTCCGGGGCCGCGTATAAAACCCGAGACGAGATTATCGAACAGGCCAAAAAAGAAGCCGAAAACAAAAAACGGGAAATGGAACTGGCCGACCGGGAAGAATTGTTGAAACGTCGTGAACAGCTCGACCGGGAATTAAATAAAGACCGTGAAAAACTGCGCGATTCAGAACGGAAACTCGACGAACGGGAGATGCAGTTTAAAGAACGGGAATCGAACCAGAACAAACAGGAACGGATGCTGGAGGCCACGCAACTGAAGCTGACCGAGCGTACCAAATCAGTGGAAGCGAAAGACAAACAACTCGATCGCATTCTCAAAGAAGAGCAGGAAGAGCTATACAAAATCAGCAGTCTCTCCAAAGAAGACGCCAAAGAAATGCTGCTCAACCGACTGGGTCGAGAACTAAAATCGGAAACGGGTGCGCTGATCCTGAAGCATCGCAATGAACTCAAAGAGATTTGCGACAAGGAAGCCCAGGAAGTCATCGGTATGGCAGTCCAGCGATACGCCTCGGCCCACACGTCCGAATCGACCGTCGCTACTGTCGATATTCCTTCTGATGAAATGAAAGGACGGATTATCGGTCGTGAAGGACGAAACATCCGCGCATTCGAAAAAGCGACCGGGGCCGACGTGATCGTCGATGATACTCCCGGCGTCGTGATTGTGTCGGCGTTCGATAATGTTCGCCGACAGGTGGCGAAGCTCTCCCTCGAAAAGCTGATTCAGGATGGCCGTATTCATCCCACACGAATCGAAGAGCTGGTCGAAGAGACTCGAAAAGAGATGGACGAAAACATCCGTCGCCTGGGTCAGGAAGCCATTCAGGAAGCGACTGTTCACGATGTCCATCCGAAACTGGTCGAACTGATGGGACGCCTGAGCTTCCGTACGAGTTACAGCCAGAACGTACTACGTCACTCGATCGAAGTCTCTTCGCTCACCGGCCTGATGGCCGAGCAACTGGGTCTCGATGGAAACCTGGCACGCCGCTGTGGATTCTTCCACGACATCGGTAAAGCGGCCGACCACGAGATGGAGGGGGGACACCCGGCTGTCGGAGCGGAACTTCTCAAACGATACACCGAAGGGCCCGAAGTCGTTCATGCGGCACTGGGCCATCATGATGACATTCGTGCGGACTACATCTATACCGTCCTCGTCGCTGCGGCAGACGCCGTCAGCGCCGCCCGACCGGGTGCTCGACGCGAAACGTTGGAGAAGTACGTCCGACGATTAGAGGAACTGGAAGCAGTCGCTTGTGGTTTCCCCGGTGTCGAACAAGCTTACGCCGTGCAGGCGGGTCGCGAAATTCGAGTCATCGTCGATGCTCAACAGGTCGACGACCGCGAATCGGCCAAAATGTGCCGAGACATGGCCACGGCGATTGAACAGTCTTTAACTTATCCGGGCGAGATCAAAGTGACCGTCCTGCGAGAAACAAGGATCACCGAGTATGCCAAGTAA
- a CDS encoding VWA domain-containing protein, whose protein sequence is MWNSDLQLELTHPLWLMLLFGLPLLVLFFYRSLVDFTHRQRLLSLLTRAGIVLLLVLALAGLTILTPSKELFVVVAVDQSLSVGKEAEAATAEFLQKTNNLQSDQQIRFVPFANHPGLVQTELKQLVPPGSIQNQPATSDEERPKTDNEIDDEAPETDSSPTSIPDKRDPPTDPRRGTNIAQAIETARAAIPPHYVPRIVILTEGNETAGSALETAAYSDIPIYTVPLPGRDDPEVQVSEVLVPAQVAQGEPFYVEVVINSNHDDEIDIQMFRGPHKVVEETQKITAGENRFRFRQTVERERLAEFSAAIQPKQDTFVDNNQASGLVYAIGKPRVLLVDSQPEQSQFLAWALEEEGINVDTRPPEGLPDTLSDLQNYEAILISNVPATDLSTHKMDIIRTYVSELGGGLIMLGGDQSFGLGGYYKTVMEEVLPVRSDFEKEKEKPSLAMVLIIDKSGSMGGQKIELAKEAAVSAVELLGPRDQIGVIAFEGSSYWASEIRPRSEKSTLVNSIRSIEAGGGTTMYPAMDMAYTGLQSVAAKLKHVIILTDGHSSPGDFAGISQTMASSRITLSTVGVGDGADQNMLQEIAQIGKGRYYFTTDPASIPQIFAKETMTASKSAINEEPFIPQQIRSTPVLDDTDIGNAPFLLGYVITRPKATSEIILSSEAGDPLLVWWRYGLGMSVAFTSDANSRWAAEWLSWPGYSKFWAQLVRHTMRKSENRGVNVDLTRQDQTASLEIDAVNLMGQFLNNAETELTLIDPLLKKQNISLDQIGPGKYKTSFDVLKPGAYHLELTQKQSGQIQFQQSRGLIVGYPDELRLKPTNTELLESLAEMSGGKYDPTVEEIFQNKTQTVGRPTPLWPYLLAAALLLFLIDVALRRIDLSLFLPGWVGKQASS, encoded by the coding sequence ATGTGGAACAGCGACCTGCAACTCGAATTGACTCACCCGCTCTGGCTGATGCTCTTGTTTGGGCTGCCGCTCCTCGTTCTCTTTTTCTATCGCAGCCTGGTCGATTTCACTCACCGGCAGCGTCTTCTCTCGCTCCTCACTCGGGCAGGCATCGTTCTCCTTCTTGTATTGGCCTTAGCCGGGTTAACGATTCTCACTCCCTCAAAAGAACTGTTCGTCGTCGTCGCTGTCGACCAAAGTCTCAGCGTCGGTAAAGAGGCCGAAGCGGCCACGGCCGAGTTCCTGCAAAAGACGAATAACCTCCAGAGCGACCAACAGATTCGGTTCGTTCCCTTCGCCAATCATCCCGGTCTGGTACAAACGGAACTCAAACAACTGGTGCCTCCTGGCTCCATTCAGAACCAACCTGCTACGTCTGACGAAGAACGTCCCAAGACCGACAACGAAATCGATGACGAGGCTCCTGAGACCGATTCTTCTCCTACATCAATTCCTGACAAACGGGATCCACCGACCGATCCACGAAGAGGGACCAACATTGCGCAGGCGATAGAAACAGCCCGCGCCGCGATTCCTCCTCACTATGTTCCCCGCATCGTCATTCTAACCGAAGGAAACGAAACAGCGGGTTCTGCGTTGGAGACGGCCGCCTATTCCGACATCCCGATTTACACTGTCCCCCTTCCCGGTCGCGACGATCCGGAAGTGCAGGTTTCGGAAGTTCTCGTACCTGCCCAAGTCGCGCAGGGAGAACCGTTTTATGTCGAAGTGGTGATCAACTCAAATCACGATGACGAAATCGACATTCAGATGTTTCGTGGTCCCCACAAAGTCGTTGAAGAAACTCAAAAGATCACCGCCGGTGAAAACCGTTTTCGGTTCCGGCAGACAGTCGAACGCGAACGTCTGGCTGAGTTTTCCGCCGCCATTCAACCGAAGCAGGACACCTTCGTCGACAACAATCAGGCTTCCGGCCTGGTCTATGCCATTGGTAAACCCAGGGTTTTGTTAGTCGACAGCCAGCCCGAACAATCCCAGTTTCTCGCCTGGGCTCTCGAAGAAGAAGGAATCAACGTCGATACCCGCCCGCCCGAAGGCTTGCCCGACACCCTCTCTGATTTGCAAAACTACGAAGCCATCCTAATCTCCAATGTTCCCGCTACCGATCTCTCCACGCATAAGATGGACATCATCCGGACGTATGTCTCCGAACTGGGTGGCGGACTGATCATGCTCGGTGGAGACCAGTCGTTCGGACTTGGGGGCTACTACAAGACAGTCATGGAAGAAGTCCTCCCTGTTCGCAGTGACTTTGAAAAAGAGAAAGAGAAACCATCACTCGCAATGGTGCTCATCATCGACAAATCGGGCTCGATGGGAGGACAGAAAATCGAACTCGCTAAAGAGGCGGCCGTCAGCGCGGTCGAACTGTTAGGTCCTCGGGACCAGATTGGTGTCATTGCCTTCGAAGGAAGTTCCTATTGGGCAAGTGAAATTCGTCCCCGTTCCGAAAAGTCGACATTAGTGAATAGCATTCGCTCGATTGAAGCGGGAGGGGGCACCACGATGTATCCTGCGATGGACATGGCTTACACCGGGCTGCAGTCCGTCGCCGCCAAACTGAAACATGTCATCATCCTTACCGACGGCCATTCTTCACCGGGTGACTTCGCCGGCATTTCGCAAACAATGGCTTCATCTCGAATCACTCTCTCCACCGTGGGCGTGGGTGATGGAGCAGACCAAAATATGTTGCAGGAGATCGCCCAGATCGGCAAAGGCCGGTATTACTTCACGACCGACCCGGCCTCTATCCCGCAGATTTTCGCCAAAGAAACCATGACGGCCAGTAAGTCGGCCATCAATGAAGAACCCTTCATTCCGCAGCAAATCCGTTCGACGCCCGTACTGGATGACACCGACATTGGCAACGCTCCCTTCCTGCTCGGTTACGTCATCACTCGCCCTAAAGCAACCTCCGAAATCATCCTCAGCTCCGAGGCGGGCGACCCCCTACTCGTCTGGTGGCGGTATGGCCTGGGAATGTCAGTCGCGTTCACATCGGATGCCAATTCCCGCTGGGCGGCAGAATGGCTCAGTTGGCCCGGTTACAGTAAATTCTGGGCACAACTGGTTCGTCACACGATGCGTAAAAGCGAAAACCGCGGAGTGAATGTTGACCTGACCCGACAAGACCAGACGGCCTCTCTCGAAATTGACGCTGTCAACCTGATGGGACAGTTCCTGAACAACGCGGAAACCGAACTGACTTTGATCGACCCACTCCTTAAAAAGCAGAACATCTCTCTCGATCAAATTGGTCCAGGAAAATACAAAACCAGTTTCGATGTACTCAAACCAGGAGCTTATCACCTGGAGTTGACTCAAAAACAATCGGGGCAGATTCAGTTTCAGCAATCTCGCGGTTTGATCGTCGGTTACCCTGATGAACTCCGCCTGAAACCGACCAACACCGAGTTACTCGAATCTCTGGCGGAAATGTCCGGTGGCAAATACGACCCTACTGTCGAGGAAATCTTCCAAAATAAGACTCAGACGGTTGGACGCCCGACCCCCTTGTGGCCCTATCTGCTTGCCGCTGCATTACTTCTGTTTCTGATTGACGTTGCGTTACGAAGAATCGACCTCTCCCTGTTCCTTCCCGGATGGGTTGGAAAGCAGGCAAGTTCCTGA